In Halobaculum rubrum, the following are encoded in one genomic region:
- a CDS encoding FAD-binding protein produces the protein MYEHDVIVVGAGGAGLRAAIAAQEEGADVAIVSKLHPVRSHTGAAEGGINAALREGDSWQDHAYDTMKGSDYLGDAPAIETLCQDSPKEVIQLEHWGMAFSRDDDGRVSQRPFGGLSFPRTTYAGAETGHQLLHTMYEQLVKRGITVYDEWYVSDLAVTDEERPEDRTCHGVVAHDIQSGELSGFRATEGVILATGGLGQVFSHTTNAVANTGDGVAMAYRAGVPIEDMEFIQFHPTTLPSTGVLITEGVRGEGGILYNEDGERFMFEHGYANNDGELASRDVVSRAELTEVNEGRGIDDEYVHLDMRHLGEDRIIDRLENIVHLSKDFEGVDPLDEPMPVKPGQHYAMGGIETDENGETCVGGLYAAGECACASVHGSNRLGGNALPELIVFGKRAGAHAAGKDLGTAEIETGQRGEYELGEVDTPVQPGEVEPAGGEGDAVADGGVAADTGSGDGRDIVERAVVRERERVQSLMEKEDGLQHAEIRSDVQESMTRWVNVFREEDGLKQALEDIAEARERYQDVFVKDPSRTFNTDLIQTLETRNILDLAEAITLGALARDEFRGAHWRAEHQERRDDEWLKHTMLSWNDGTPELWYKPAILEGEDKKYEPKTRSY, from the coding sequence ATGTACGAACACGACGTCATCGTGGTCGGCGCCGGCGGCGCGGGACTCCGCGCGGCCATCGCCGCCCAGGAGGAAGGCGCGGACGTGGCCATCGTCTCGAAGCTCCACCCGGTGCGCAGTCACACCGGCGCCGCGGAGGGCGGCATCAACGCGGCCCTACGCGAGGGGGACTCGTGGCAGGACCACGCCTACGACACGATGAAGGGGTCGGACTACCTCGGCGACGCCCCCGCCATCGAGACGCTCTGTCAGGACTCCCCGAAGGAGGTAATCCAGCTCGAACACTGGGGGATGGCGTTCTCCCGCGACGACGACGGCCGGGTCTCTCAGCGGCCGTTCGGCGGCCTCTCGTTCCCGCGAACCACCTACGCGGGCGCCGAGACCGGCCACCAGCTGCTCCACACGATGTACGAGCAGCTCGTCAAGCGCGGCATCACCGTCTACGACGAGTGGTACGTCTCGGATCTCGCCGTCACCGACGAGGAGCGGCCGGAGGACCGCACGTGTCACGGCGTCGTCGCCCACGACATTCAAAGCGGCGAGCTGTCGGGCTTCCGCGCGACCGAGGGGGTCATCCTCGCGACGGGTGGCCTCGGTCAGGTGTTCAGCCACACCACCAACGCCGTCGCCAACACCGGCGACGGGGTCGCGATGGCCTATCGCGCGGGCGTCCCCATCGAGGACATGGAGTTCATCCAGTTCCATCCCACGACCCTCCCGAGCACGGGGGTTCTCATCACGGAGGGCGTCCGCGGCGAGGGCGGGATCCTCTACAACGAGGACGGCGAGCGCTTCATGTTCGAGCACGGGTACGCGAACAACGACGGGGAGCTGGCCTCCCGTGACGTGGTCTCCCGGGCCGAGCTGACCGAGGTGAACGAGGGACGCGGCATCGACGACGAGTACGTCCACCTCGACATGCGTCACCTCGGCGAGGACCGCATCATCGACCGGCTGGAGAACATCGTCCACCTCTCGAAGGACTTCGAGGGCGTCGATCCCCTCGACGAGCCGATGCCCGTCAAGCCCGGCCAGCACTACGCGATGGGCGGCATCGAGACCGACGAGAACGGCGAGACGTGCGTCGGCGGGCTGTACGCCGCCGGTGAGTGCGCGTGCGCGTCCGTCCACGGCTCGAACCGCCTCGGCGGCAACGCGCTGCCGGAGCTCATCGTCTTCGGGAAGCGCGCGGGCGCCCACGCCGCGGGCAAGGACCTCGGCACCGCGGAGATCGAGACGGGCCAGCGCGGCGAGTACGAGCTCGGCGAGGTCGACACGCCGGTCCAACCCGGCGAGGTCGAGCCCGCGGGCGGCGAGGGCGACGCGGTCGCCGACGGCGGGGTGGCCGCCGACACCGGATCGGGCGACGGGCGCGACATCGTCGAGCGGGCGGTCGTCCGCGAGCGCGAACGGGTCCAGTCGCTCATGGAGAAGGAGGACGGCCTCCAGCACGCGGAGATCCGCTCGGACGTACAGGAGTCGATGACCCGATGGGTGAACGTCTTCCGCGAGGAGGATGGCCTCAAACAGGCGCTCGAGGACATCGCGGAGGCGCGCGAGCGCTACCAGGACGTCTTCGTGAAGGACCCCTCGCGCACGTTCAACACCGACCTCATCCAGACGCTGGAGACGCGCAACATCCTCGATCTGGCGGAGGCGATCACCCTCGGCGCGCTCGCGCGCGACGAGTTCCGCGGCGCCCACTGGCGCGCGGAGCATCAGGAGCGCCGCGACGACGAGTGGCTCAAGCACACGATGCTGTCGTGGAACGACGGGACGCCGGAACTCTGGTACAAGCCGGCCATCCTCGAGGGCGAGGACAAGAAGTACGAGCCGAAGACCCGCTCGTACTGA
- a CDS encoding succinate dehydrogenase/fumarate reductase iron-sulfur subunit, producing the protein MSTQVPETETETEAETEVDHDEPLAPAQEERMRKKAEARADREERARREAAERADSDDDTVHLKVFRFDPEVKGKQEPRFDDFHVPFEKGMTVLDALIYARDTFDSSLTFRHSCRQAICGSDALFINGRQRLGCKTQLSDLDQPVRVEPLPHAEVEKDLVVDMDHFYDQMEAVEPYFDADELPDGELDEQRQTRENREKVKMSTRCIWCGACMSSCNIAAGNNEYLGPAAINKAYRFAMDEREGEDRKQHRLNILEQENGVWRCQTQFSCTEVCPKDIPLTEHIQELKREAVKSNLKFW; encoded by the coding sequence ACCGAGGTCGACCACGACGAGCCGCTGGCGCCCGCACAGGAGGAGCGGATGCGCAAGAAGGCCGAGGCTCGGGCCGACCGCGAGGAGCGTGCACGCCGCGAGGCCGCAGAGCGCGCCGACAGCGACGACGACACGGTCCACCTCAAGGTGTTCCGCTTCGACCCGGAGGTCAAGGGGAAACAGGAGCCGCGCTTCGACGACTTTCACGTCCCGTTCGAGAAGGGGATGACCGTTCTCGACGCGCTCATCTACGCGCGGGACACGTTCGACTCCTCGCTCACGTTCCGACACTCCTGCCGGCAGGCGATCTGCGGGTCGGACGCGCTGTTCATCAACGGCCGCCAGCGGCTCGGCTGTAAGACGCAGCTGTCCGATCTCGACCAGCCGGTTCGCGTCGAACCGCTGCCGCACGCCGAGGTCGAGAAGGACCTCGTCGTCGACATGGACCACTTCTACGACCAGATGGAGGCGGTCGAGCCGTACTTCGACGCCGACGAGCTGCCGGACGGCGAGTTGGACGAGCAGCGTCAGACGCGGGAGAACCGCGAGAAGGTGAAGATGTCCACGCGCTGCATCTGGTGTGGCGCGTGTATGTCCTCGTGCAACATCGCCGCGGGCAACAACGAGTACCTCGGTCCCGCCGCGATCAACAAGGCGTACCGCTTCGCCATGGACGAACGGGAGGGCGAGGACCGCAAACAGCACCGGCTCAACATCCTCGAGCAGGAGAACGGCGTCTGGCGGTGTCAGACCCAGTTCTCGTGCACCGAGGTGTGCCCGAAGGACATCCCGCTGACCGAGCACATCCAGGAGCTCAAGCGGGAGGCGGTCAAGAGTAACCTGAAGTTCTGGTAG